AACGGCTCGACTTCCAGGATGCGGGTCAGCGCGTCCAGCTTGTGCAGGCCGCTCACCCACCAGTAGCGCTGGCGGATATTGGCCGAGGTGGTGGTCTTGGCCGCGATGGTGACTTCGGCAGGGTCCTTCAGATAGGTCTGCGCAATGCGGCGGATCGCCGGCGGCATGGTCGCGGAGAACAACGCCACCTGGCGCTTTTCCGGCAGCTTCTTCAGCACCGCTTCGACGTCGTCGATGAAGCCCATGCGCAGCATTTCGTCGGCTTCGTCCAGCACCAGCGTCTTCAGCTGCGACAGGTCCAGGGTGCCGCGGTCCAGGTGATCGATCACCCGGCCCGGGGTGCCCACCACCACGTGCACGCCGCGCTTGAGCGCGCTGAGCTGCTGGGCATACGGCTGGCCGCCGTACACCGGCAGCACGCGGAAACCGGGGATGGCTTCGGCATATTTCTGGAAGGCTTCGGCCACCTGGATGGCCAGCTCGCGCGTCGGCGCCAGCACCAGCGCCTGCGGCTTGACCTGGTTCAGGTCGGCATTGGACAGCACCGGCAGCGCGAACGCGGCGGTCTTGCCGGTACCGGTCTGGGCCTGGCCGAGCACGTCGCGACCGGCCAGCAGCGCCGGGATGGTGGCGGCCTGGATCGGCGAAGGGGTCTCGTAGCCGACGGCGGCAACCGCCTTCATCACAGCATCTGAGAGGCCGAGGTCTGCAAACAGCAGCGGCGCGGAAGATTCTTGGGTCATGGGTAACTCCGGAGGCGCCGCACGGAGCCGGCAGGCGCAAAGCAACATAGTGTGCGCCCAGAAGACCCCTGCTGTCGAAGGTTCGTGACAGTTTGTTCAGGTTGTGAGGATTTTCACCCTCCCGGCGAATCATCCAGACATGCCCTCCTCGCCCACCCACGCCGCCGTTCCCATGCCCCAACAAACAGACCTGCACGCCCGCTTCAGTGCTCTGATGCAGCAGCACCGAGGCATCGTGCTCAAGGTCGCGGCGAGCTATTGCCGGGATCCGGATGACCGCGCCGATCTGGCCCAGGACATCGCCACGCACCTGTGGCGGGCCTTCCCCAGCTACGACCCGCACCGCCGTTTTTCCACCTGGATGTACCGCATCGCGTTGAACGTGGCGATCAGCGACTTGCGCAGCCGCCGGCATGCCCCTAGCGAGGTGCTCGATGTGGGCACGCTGGTCGACAGCATTGCCGACCCGCATGCCCGCGACCCGGCGCGCGAACACCAGCTCACCGCGCTCTACACCTTCATCGCGCAGCTGCCACGGCTGGAGCGCGCGTTGATGCTGCTCTACCTGGACGACCACAGCTACCGCGAGATCGCCGATGTGCTGGGCATCAGCGAAACCAACGTGGCCACGAAGCTCAGCCGCCTGAAAGCGCGCATCCGCGCCGAACTGTGACCTTTCCCCTTGTGCAACCGGAGCAACCCCATGGAACTGGATGACATGAAACATGCCTGGCAGACGCTGGAACAGCGCCTGGATCAGCAGGCTGCACAGACCGGGCAACTGCTTGGTGTTGTGCATGAAGAGACGGTGCGCAGCAGCCTGCGCCCGCTCTGGGTCGCGCAGACCGCGCAATTGCTGTGCGCGCTGGCACTGGCCATTGTGAGCGCACGCAGCTGGATTCCCCACACGGATCAGCCCGTGGCGGTCATTGGCGGCGTGCTGCTGCAGGCCTGGTGCATGGCATTGGCGATCTCCGCGATGGTGCAGCTGCAGCTGCTGACACAGTTCAATGTCGCAGGGCCGCTGCTGCGCACGCAACACGCGCTCGCCAGGTTGCGACGCTGGCGCACGCGCGTGGCGCCGTGGCTGGGCGTGGCGTTTTGGGTGCTGTGGATTGCCGTGGCCGACGCGCTCTGGCGCGCCCTCACCGGCCAAACCCTGCCGACCGATTGGCTGGTGCTCAACCTGCTGGTCGGCGTGGCCGGCGGCATCGGCACCTGGCTCGGCTTTCGGCGGCTACAACGCGCACAACATCCCTGGCTGGAACGCATTGACCGCGCGCACGCCGGTACCGGCGTCATTCGCGCCGAACGCATGCTGGAAGAGATCGCACGCTTCCAGCGCGACTAGCGGGCGACGGGCGACCTGCACCACGCACTATGCAGCGCCCACCGCGCCGCGACCTGCAGCCGTTGGGTGATCAAGCAACCTCACGCACAGAACGCCTCGCCAGTACACCCACGTCATTGCGCAGTGGTGTTGCCAGCCGCTCCAGGCGGATAATCGCCCCCCTCCCTGTCACCGAGCACACCATGCAATTTCTGGAATTCGACCTGGACGGCGAGTACATCGAGCTCAACCAGCTACTCAAGCTGGCCGGCATCGCCGACAGCGGTGGCCAGGGCAAGGCGATCGTCGCCAGTGGCGCGGTCAGCGTCGATGGTGTGCAGGAGCTGCGCAAGACCGCCAAGATCCGGCCGGGCCAACTGGTGCAGTTGGATGACGTGGAGATCCGGGTGCTGGCGATGGATCCAGAGGCGGACCCGGCGGAATGACAGTGGGCAGGTGAGCTGGCGCACCATCGCGCGCTCGGCCGACGACCCGGAGCGCGATGTCTGCAGTGTTTCGATTGCGGCCGATTCGGCCACACCGCTCTGGTTCGAACAGTCGCTTCGTGGTGGTCACGCGGAGCGTGGCGGGGGCAGCATGCGTGCCTTGCATCCGCTGGAAGGCTGACGCGGCGATTGGCGTGCGGACGTGACCAAGGCCAGCTACGCCTGGGTCATCCCACTGCTGGAAGCGGCACTGCGCAGTGGCGATGCGCCAACCGCGATCAATGCGATCCCTGCACGCGTGAACGCACCCGCCTGACTGCAGTGCGGCTGATGTAAGCCGGCCTGATCGCAGTCCGCGCAATTGCCGCGCCGGCATTCCCGACGCAGCGGATGCCGTCCTGCAACACCACGCATCGGACGCCGTTGCAAGGTGACGCAGGACGATGACAGCGCAACGCTGCACGCGTTGCTTGCCGCTGCCACTTCATCGCCTCAAACGCTCCGCTGGGTCAGATGCGCTGCAATCGCCTGCTTGAACGGCGCCACCGCATTGGCCGCACGCAAGGCGCCACGTCGCAGCAAGCGGGCCGGTGCACGATCGTCGGTGTACAGCGCGGCCAGTGCATTGGTTGCTTCATACAGCGGGCGCGTCGCCAGACGATGCGCGCGCGCATATCCCTGCACGACCGCTGCGGCGCCGATATCGCCACCGCGCGCGGCCGCGGCCAGCACGCGCTCGGCCAGACGCGCCTGGCTTTGCAACCCGAAGTTGAAGCCGTGCGCGGTGACCGGGTGCATGCCCACCGCCGCATCGCCGATCAACGCCGCACGCTCGCCGGCAAACTGTTGTGCATAGGTTGCGATCAACGGATACGCATGGCGGCTGCCGTCCTGCTGCATCGGGCCGAGCCGGTGTTCGAAGGCGTCCGTCACCGCCGCGCCGAACGCGCGCGCGTCCATCGCCAGCAAAGCCTCGACCTGGCGTGGCGGCAAGGTCAGCACGGCGCCAGCGCGGTTGCCCTTCAGCGGCAGCAAGGCCAGCGTCTTGCCATAGCCAAACCACTCCCAGGCTGCATGGTGGTGCGGCACTGCATGGCGCACGCGGCACACCAACATGGTCTTGCCGAAATCGCGCAGCTGCGCGCCGATGCCAAGCAACCGCCGCGTGCTGGAAAACCGGCTGTCGGCTGCAACCAGCAGCCGCGCCGACAGCCGCGCCCCATCGGCGAGTTCCACACACACACGCGTGGGCGTGTGCTGTAGCGCGCGCACGCGATGGCCGCAGCGGATCTCCAGCCCCGGCTGCGCCTGCACGGCCTGCCACGCGGCGCGGCGGATCAGATGATTGGGTACCAGCCAGCCCAGGTCGCCGGCGTGCCGCGCGGCGGATGCGAAAGTCAGCGCAAACGGTGAATGGCCGTCCATTACCCGCGCATCGCGCAGTGGCGAGATCGCATCGGGCGACACGTGCTGCCAGAGGCCACACGTTTCCAGCAGCGCGCGCGATGCATACGTCAGCGCGATCTCGCGTCCATCGAAGGCCGGATCGGCAAGGTGTTCGCGCGATTGCTGGTCGATCAACGTGACCGATAACCCGCTGCCGGCCAGCGTCCGTGCAAACGCCAGGCCAACCGGCCCGGCACCGATCACCGCGATATCCACCGTCTGCATGCTGCACTCCGCGCATTGCGAGGTGCACAGTCTACGAGCGGCCGTATCGCGCTGGCTTGATCAGGATCAACCCGCGCACCGTGCCGCAGGACGCGGCACGGCGATCACGCCTTACCAGCCCAGCAGCGCGCGCACCAGCTTGACGATGCCCCAGAACGACACCACCCAGATCGCGCTGCGCAGGTAGGGAATGCCCAGCGCATACACCGGCACGTAGGCCACCCGTGCCCACAGATACAGCTGCACGCCCAGCGCGGTTTCGGCATTGGTGCGGCCGGCCACGGTGACCGCCAGCACTGCCGCGGCAAAGATCGCGAACGTCTCCAGAAAATTGCGGAACGCACGATCCAGCCGTGCGGCCACGCCGGTCAGCGGCTTGGTCTCGCCATCGCGGGCGCTGGCGTTCCACTTGGTGCCGCGCTGGGCGGTCATGCTGGTCGATGCCGCCAGCAGCTGCACCAGGCCGAGCACCATGGCCCAGCCCAGCATCTGCAGTTCGATGCTCAGTTGCATGCGTTGCTCCGCTCAAAGGCCACGATCACTTGGCCGACGCCCGCAGGCTGTACCCGGCCAATCGCCAGGTCTTGTCTTCGTCCAGGCGGAACGACACCAGCTCGCGTACCGGCTGCGGCGCCTTGGCAAACCGGGTCGGGAAACTGACGTTGATGTACAGACCTTCTGGCACCTGGGCCCCCGGGCCGTACTTCACCCGCGTCACCGCGCCCTGCCCGCGCCCGACCACCGGCCCGAGCTGGGTGCGCTGGCTGCCGATCTGGCCGACGAACTGCTCGCGCGTCACCGCCTTCTTGGCCACGCTGGAAGCGCCGTCCCACAACGGCCCGACCTGGGTGCCGTCCACCATCTGCGCCACCCGCAGCGCGGCCTGGGTCATTTCGGTGTTCTGCTTGGTCAGCTGCGCCTGCTGTGCGGCGTTGGGCGCGGTCGCAGCGGGTGCCGCGGCCGGGCGTGCAGTGGGCGCGATGGCAGAGGGCGCTGCGGCCGGGCGTGCAGTCGGGGCCGGCTGTTGTGCGAAGACCACGGAAGGCGCCACGGCCAGCGCGGCGAGCAGACAGGAACGAAGCATGTGCAAGGACCTTGTACGGAACGTCGGGGAATGAGGGCGCCGTCACAGTGCGTGCGGCGGGAGCAGTCTAGGCCGGAGCACGCACAAGGCAAGCGCCGGCGGGGTGTTGCCGTCAGACGTCGCCGGGGGGCACCGCAGCCACCGTGCGTGGGCGCCACAGCCGCCAGCTGATCCATAACGCGCGGGCCACTGCGGCACTGATCGCCACCAGGCTCAACCACACTGCCAGCGTGGCCGGCCACTGCACGCGGTTGGCGGCGGCGATGACGCGCAACAGCTCGGCAATGCCGAAGCCGGCCAACACCAGCAGCCCGGAGGGCAGGTAGGCCAGCGCAATTCCTTTGGATTTCCCAAGCATGTTGCCCCCCGGCTCCGATCACATGCGGCGACGATAGGCAGCTGGCAGTGCGGTACGCGTGAAGCTCAGCCTTCGGCCTGACCGGCGGCCGGCGCCTGCCGAGGATCGGAGGCCGCCTCCTGCGAGGGTGCGGCCTCTGGCGTGGCATCGCGCGCGCTGGCGGGCGCTGCATTGGCCGGTGCCGGTGCCGCGTCCGCCGGCGGCGTGGCTGCCGGCAGCGCGGCCGCGTCGGTTTCGGCCAGCGGGCTTTCTTCGGGGCAGGCGGCATCGGGGAAGCCGAAGCGCTGCTTCAGCGCCAGGCCGCAGGCGTTGACCGCATCCAGCTCGGCGCCCTCGCCTTTGCACTTCTGGTCGAACGCCATCAGAAATGCATCCTTGCGCCGCACGAACGCATCGCCGCACTTGCGCATCTGCCGGATGCGTTCCAGATCATCCTGCACGGCATTGGTGCCATCGAGGCCGTACTCGCGCAGCTCCTCCATCGTCAGCAGCCGCAGGCTGCGATTGGGCACGGTCATCATCAGGTCGGCCACCGCCACCGCCACGCCGTTACGCTCCAGATAATCCTTGACGTTGCCGTACACCTCGCGCAATTCACGATTGAGTTCGGCGCGTGAGGTGGCCTTGGAGCTGATTCGCATCATCCGGTGGATGCCGACCTTGCCGGCCACCAGCCGGTTGTCGCCGGCCGCCAGCACGAACACGCAGGCGCTGTGGCAGATGGAGCCTTCGCGCACCCAGATGGTCCAGTTGGATTCGCCGATCACATCGCCGGCGCGGATCGCCGCCTCGACCTGGCCACCGCTGGAATCCAGATCCAGGATGCGGTGCGGCAGGCGCAGTTGCTCGGCCACCGTGGCCAGGCGCCACACCATGTCTGCAAAGCCGGCATTGATCTTGCCCGCGTAGCGCACCCGCAGCAGGCCGGTCTCGCGGCAGGGCGCCAGGGCCGCTTCCACGCTGGCGCGGTCCAGCGCCGCCAGCAGCGTGCCATCGCCGGCCTCGCGGCTGTAATCGGTGGCGCAGCTGATCCAGGCCTGCCCCAGCTCCAGCGCAGCAGGCGGCCAGCCGGCCTCGCCGGGTTGCGCGCGCGGCCGCGGTGGCGGCGCCACCGGCTCGGGCGTATCCACCGACACCATGTGGTCGCCGTCGGCCGCCTGCGCGCCACTGCTCTGCTGCCCCACATCGGCATCGGCGGAGGTCGCGCCGTTGCGATCACAGGCGACCAGCGCAAGCGCGCACAACAGGGACAGGCAAAGCGATTTAAGCATCGGCGAGCAGGCAACGCGTGGCGGAAAGTCAGGCCAAGTCTATGGCTGAATGCGGCCAGCAGTTGAACCCTGCCATGAACACGGCGGCCCTTCTGCAACCATGTCCGAAAACGGCCAGCCGCAGGCCCAGGCAGCGCATAGACTGGCGCCCATGCACACCGCCATGCCCGACCGGACCCATTGCGACTGCGCGCGACTGGCGCGCGATGCGCGCTTTGATGGGCTGTTTTTCACCGCGGTGCGCAGTACCGGCATCTACTGCCGGCCGGTGTGCCCCGCGCCGCCGCCCAAACCGTCCAATATCAGCTACTACCCCACCGCTGCGGCGGCCACCGCGGCCGGTTATCGCCCGTGCCTGCGCTGCCGGCCGGAGCTGTCACCGCAGGCGCAGCAGCACCTGGGCGAAGAGAGCGTGCAGCGTGCGCTGGCGATGATTGCCGAAGGCGCGCTGCAGGAGCAGCCGGTGCAGACGCTGGCCGACGCGGTGGGCATGAGTGCGCGGCAACTGCAACGGCAGTTCGTGCAGCAGCTCGGCGCCACCCCGATCCAGGTGCACGGCACGCGCCGGCTGCTGCTGGCCAAGCAGCTACTCACCGAAACCGCCCTGCCGGTCACCGAAGTGGCACTGGCCGCCGGCTTCAATAGCCTGCGGCGTTTCAACGCGGCCTTTCTGCAAGGCTGTGGCATGCCGCCGTCGGCGTTGCGCAAGCAACGCAGCGACGTGCCCGGCGGCGACCTGTGTCTGCGGCTGGGCTACCGCCCGCCATTGGATTTGCCGGCGATGCTCACGTTCCTGCAGCGCCGTGCCATTCCCGGCATCGAGCAAGTGGATGCCGATGGATACCGGCGCGTGATCGGCGCGCCTGGCCAGGCCACGTTGATCCATGTCAGCGCTGCACCAACGCGCGACGAACTGCTGCTGCGGATCGGCGCCACCGACCCGCGCCAGATTCCGCAGATCGTGCGACGCGTGCGCCGGATCTTCGACCTGGATGCAGACCTGCACGCCGTGCATGCCACGCTCGCGCAGGACCCGCTGCTGGAACAGGCCATCACCCGCCGCCCGGGCTTGCGGGTGCCCGGTGGCTGGGACGGGTTCGAAGTCGCGGTGCGCGCCGTGTTGGGGCAGCAGATCAGCGTGGCCGGCGCGGCCACCCTGGCGGCGCGGTTGGTGGACCGGCATGGCGGCCATCTCCCCGACATGCCGCCCGGCCTGGACCGCAGTTTCCCCACGCCCGCACAGATGGCCGACGCGCCGCTGGAACAGCTTGGGCTGCCACGCGCACGCGCAGCCACGTTGCGCGCACTGGCATCGGCCTGCGCCCAAGGCCGGCTGCATTTCGGCGCGGGCCAGCGCCTGCCCGACTTTGTCGCCGCCTGCACCGCGCTGCCCGGCATCGGGCCGTGGACCGCGCACTACATCGCCATGCGCGCGTTGTCGCATCCCGATGCGTTTCCGGCAGGAGATCTGATCCTGCAACAGGTGCTCGGTGCCCCCGAGCGCCTGAGCGAACGTGCTACCGAAGCGCGCTCGCAGGCATGGCGGCCCTGGCGCGCCTACGCCGTGCTGCACCTGTGGCATCTTGCCGTCGACCGAAAGGACACCCGCTCATGAGCACGCTGCACTACGACACCTTCCCCTCGCCGATTGGTGCGCTGACCGTGGCGGCCGACACCACCGGCGTGCGCCACATCCTGTTCGCGCAGAATCGCCACGATGCCCCCGGGCGCGCACTCTGGCAGCACGGTCCCGACGCGCCGCTGGTGCAGGCTGCACGCGAGCAGCTGCTGGATTATCTGTATGGCGGGCGGCGCAGCTTCGACCTGCCACTGGCCCCGGCCGGCACGCCATTCCAGTTGCAGGTCTGGCAGACGCTGGCCCGCATTCCGTTCGGTGAAACCTGGAGTTACGCGCAACTGGCGCAGGCAGTGGGCCGGCCGGCTGCCAGCCGTGCGGTGGGCGCCGCAAACGGCCGCAATCCGCTGCCGATCGTGCTGCCCTGTCACCGCGTCATCGGTGCCAGTGGCGCACTGACCGGATTCGGTGGCGGGCTGCCGACCAAACAGGCCTTGCTGCAGCTGGAAGGCTGGTCGCCGCAGGCGTCGGCGCGCCGGGTTGCAGCCGTGGTTGGCGAAGATCTGTTTGCCCGCTGAGCTGGGCGAGTGCCGCCGCCGTTCGCGTACGCCGTGGGTGTGCATGTGGTCGCATCTGCGCGCGCGCATTGCCACACACGAGCGCAACGTAGATCGCCTCATCAGGCCTTGGCATGCGCCGCGGAGCACCGCCGCCAATGCCGTCGCGCGCACCGCGCCGGTGACCAGCCGCATGGACAATGCCAACAGGTAAGTGGCCTGCAGGAGCGTGAAACCCTGCGTGCCGAAGCCAGCGGCGCTGGCAACGATGGTCCGTTGCAGTGCTGGCAACGATTCGGCGGCCGCACGCCGCGCCCCCGTGTTGTCCGCAATTTTTGGTGCACAGCGCAGGCTCGCGGATCACGCTTGCGCGGCTACCGCCCGAGTCGGCCACCAAGCGCGCAGCATCTTCGACAACGCCAGTGCACCGATGACTTCGACACGTCACCGCGGCCACGTAAACTGACGCGATGATCGACCGACGTCTTCTGCTCGCCGCCGCCGTTGCAGTGCTCACTGCCTGCACCGCTCCACGCCCCGCACCGCCGGCCACTGCCGCGCAAGCCGCCATAGCGGCCGCCCCGCATACCCTGCTGCTGATCTCCATCGATGGCCTGCGCGCGGACATGCTCGACCGCGGCATCACCCCGGCCCTGTCGGAACTCGCACGCGACGGCGTGCGGGCGCAGTGGATGACGCCCTCGTATCCCTCGCTCACCTTCCCCAACCATTACACGCTGGTCACCGGCCTGCGCCCGGATCACCACGGCATCGTGCACAACAGCATGCGCGACCCGGCCCTGGGCGGCTTCTGGCTGAGCAAGCAGGACGCGGTGAGCGATGCACGTTGGTGGGGCGGCGAGCCGCTGTGGGTGGGCGCGGAAAACGCCGGCCTGCATGCGGCCACCTGGTCGTGGCCGGGCAGCGAGGCGGCGATCCAGGGCGTGCGCCCCACGCAGTGGCGGCATTACGAAGAAGGCGTCAGCCTGGAAGCGCGCGTGGACACCGTGCGCGGCTGGCTCGCCTCCTCGGGCACACAGCACAACACGCTGGTGACGCTGTATTTCGAACACGTGGACGAAGCTGGCCACGATCACGGACCGGAGTCGCAGGAATACGCCAACAGCGTGCGCGCCGTGGATGCGGCGATCGGCCGCCTGCTGGCCGGCATGCAGCGCGACGGCACCCGCGCGCGCACCAACATCATCGTGGTCTCCGACCATGGCATGGCCGAGGTACCCCCCGGGCACGCGCTCAGCGTGGAAGCCATGACGCCGCCCACCGTCGCCACGGCCACCACCGACGGCCAGGTGATCGGTTTCGAGCCGCTGCCTGGTCAAACGGCACGCGCGGAAGCGCAGTTGCTCGGTGCGCACGCGCAGTACGACTGCTGGCGCAAGGGCGAATTGCCGGCGCGCTGGCACTACGGCAGCCATCCGCGCATCGCCCCGATCGTGTGCCAGATGCACGAAGGCTGGGACGCGCTGTTCCCGGCCAAGCTGGCCAAGCGCCCGCGGGAGGGCATGCGCGGCTCGCACGGGTTCGACCCGGCGCTGCCGTCGATGCGTGCGGTGTTCCTGGCGCAGGGCCCGGACATCGCGCGCGGCAAGCAGCTGCCAGGCTTCGACAATGTCGACGTCTACCCGCTGATGACCCGCCTGCTCGGCATTCCGGCCGCGCCCAATGACGGCAACCCGCAGCGCCTGCTGCCGGCGCTGCGCACGCCACCGCCCGGCACGCCCTGAGCCCGCGGCGGCCCGCGCGCGCCGCAGCGGTGCGACAATAGGGCGATGTCTGCTCCCGATCCTTCCCCCCGGCGGCTGCGGCCGCTGTTGTCCAGCGAAGGCTGGCGTCGTCGTGTCGCTCTGTGGGGCGGCGCCATTGCGGTCGCGCTGGTGGCCATCGTGTTCGCCAAAGCCAGCGACGCGGCTTTCCACCTGTTCCAGCGCATCACTGCCCACTCCATCTGGTGGGCGCTGCTGCTCACCCCGGGCATCTTCGCGCTGCTGGCCTGGCTTACCTCCGGCGCGTTGCGGCCCACCCGCGGCAGCGGCATCCCGCAGGTGATCGCCGCGCTGGAACACCCGGACCCGGCCTTTCGCGAAACCAATCTGTCGCTGCGCGTGTCGGTGGGCAAACTGGCGCTCACCACCTTGTCGCTGCTGGGTGGTGCGTCAGTGGGCCGCGAAGGCCCCACGGTGCATGTGGGCGCCAGCCTGATGCATGTGTTCGGGCGCTGGTTCGGCTTCCGCGAGCCACGTGAGCTGTCGCACTTCCTGCTGGCCGGCGGCGCCGCCGGCATCGCCGCCGCGTTCAACACGCCACTGGCCGGGGTGGTGTTTGCGATCGAGGAATTGAGCGGGCGCTTCGAGCACCGTTTCTCCGGCACCTTGCTCACTGCGGTGATCGTGGGCGGCGTGGTGTCGCTGGGCCTGCTCGGCAACTACACCTATTTCGGCAAGGTGGCCGTGGCCTTGCCGCTGGGCAAGGCGTGGCTGGCGATCCTGTTATGCGGCAGCGTGGCCGGGCTGCTCGGTGGCCTGTTCGCACGCATGGTGCTGGCCAGTGTGTCCGGCCGGCCGCGCTGGCTGGCGGCACTGCGGCAACGGCACCCGGTGCTGCTGGCCGCGCTGTGCGGGGTTGCGCTGGTGGGTCTGGCGCTGGTGTTCGGGCAAGGTGCGTTCGGCACCGGCTACGAGCAGGCGCGCAGCCTGGTGCAAGGGCACGCGGTGGTCGGCCATGAGTTCGGGCTGATGAAGCTGGTGGCCAATCTGGTGTCGTACGTGGCCGGCATCCCGGGCGGGTTGTTTTCGCCGGCGTTGGCGGTGGGCGCCGGGCTGGGGCACAACCTGTCGGTGTTGATGCCCAGCGTGGACCCGCGCACCTTCGTGCTGCTGGGCATGTGCGCGTATCTCACCGGCGTGACCCAGGCCCCGCTGACCTCGGCGGTAATCTCGCTGGAACTCACCGACACCAGCCAGATGCTGCTGCCGATCCTGGCCACGGTGCTGCTCGCACGCGCGGTCTCCGGGCTGGTCTGCAAGACGCCGATCTATCGCGGCCTGGCCGAACAGTTGCTGGTGCCGGCTGCAGGCACGCCCGCGCCGCCGTCCACGCCTACGCCCCCAACACCGCCGCCGCCAAGCGCGCACTGACTGCTGACGGTGCGCCGCAGCCTGGCAGGCTATGGCGCATCGACCCACTGGCACTGCCGCAGAAGACGACAGTTGCGCATCGGTGGCAGCCGCTCTGCTGCTGCGCGCACCCAAACAACAGGCATAAAAAAACGCGGCGCAAGCGCCGCGTTTCTGGTTGCGAAGCGGGCTGGGATCAGCCGGCCTTGGCAACGCTCTTCTTGGCCACGGCCTTCTTGGCCGGCGCCTTGACTACGCCCTTCTTGGCAACCGGGGCAGCTGCACCCACGACAACCTTGCTCACCGCGTGCGAACGCGAATTGCCGTAGCTGGAATTGTAGCGCTTGCCCTTGGCGGTCTTGCGGTCACCCTTACCCATTTCGTCGACTCCTGAATGTGAATACAAATCCCCGCGCTGGCACGGGGTCTGGCGAGGTTTACGCCGGCGGCGCCCTCGCGCAAGGCCGGCAAGCCTATCACGTCGCTCTCAGTGCGCGCAGCTTGCGTCGTGGACGTGGCCATGACCGTGGTTCAGACGCAGGTTGACCAGGTGCGCAATTCCCACCAGCGCGCCGCCCAGGGTCATCACTACCGCGTGCGGTACCACCGAGTGGTGCAACGGGTCGTACAACAGGCCCAGCCACAACAACCCCAGGCCCGGCAGCAGCAGCGCCAGGGCGTGCAGCGCCTTGTGGCGGCGGTATCCCAGCACCAGGCTGAACAGCCCGAGCAGGGTCACGAACACCACGAT
The nucleotide sequence above comes from Xanthomonas campestris pv. campestris str. ATCC 33913. Encoded proteins:
- a CDS encoding 30S ribosomal protein THX — protein: MGKGDRKTAKGKRYNSSYGNSRSHAVSKVVVGAAAPVAKKGVVKAPAKKAVAKKSVAKAG
- a CDS encoding MerC domain-containing protein, yielding MPLPTLRHLLDRFGATGSLLCAVHCAVLPLVLALAPSLGLSFWLGDGVELAIVVFVTLLGLFSLVLGYRRHKALHALALLLPGLGLLWLGLLYDPLHHSVVPHAVVMTLGGALVGIAHLVNLRLNHGHGHVHDASCAH